The segment TTACATTGCGAGATGTGTCACGAAACAACATCCGGCGCAGCACTAACACTTCCGGTACCTACAGAACAGATATTCGCTAAACTGTTGACCCTCCACACCGCCCCCCGTATTGGCTACTATTTTAAAGTCTGCGTTGAACAGGGTCTGTAACACCTGTATGGAGTTCAATTTGCAAAATCCGTTCAAAGGAAACCGAATCACATAGCGATTATCCAGGTTAAAACCAGAGTTTCTGGAGTCCATTAGTGCCGGAATCAGTTCTGGGAACAGTTCTTCAATGAGTGCTTTCTCGGCACTTAGTGAGATTCTCTCACCTAGATCGGGACTTATACTGACTGCTATACAGTCGCAATGCTCGCTATTGCCGCGAGATGGCGCGTTTCCCGTCTGCGAATCCGACTTTTCTTGTTTAATGTTTTTAGCACGTCGCAAGACTTCGATGTGGTTCACAATGCCCTTTAGATCAAAGTACTTGGCTTCTTCGAGAAGTTGGTCATATTCTGAAAAGTTTTCGGGTAGAAGTAGCTTGGACGATCGGAGATAGGATAAGATGTACCGGAACATTTTCCCGTCTCGGTCTATGAAATAGTGTTGCTTCAAACTGTCCAGAATAATTGGTATGCTGCCGTTAAACATTTTCGCCAACCGTGATTCGggaaatctgaaaaaaaagcaACAGTTTGAGGGgttgaatgcaaaatatatgtattgaaaATAGAATTATGATAGTTAAGAAAATTTGCAAAACTTTTCTAAGCATAGCTTCTCTTTGATAGCATTTATGTACTTTAAGCAAATGTTGATTGTCCAGTATTTTCTTTGGTCTACaattaaaagatgatttttttccATAGACCATTTCTTTTAATTGAACATATTTGTGTACGTAGATAGCCTGGAAGAACAGTTATCCCCTAAAGTGGGCCGATTACACGTACACCATTTGATTGTCCAGACACTTATAATGGTGATTGCGGATAATAGTCCACATAGACAAACAGCACTAGCCCCGCAGCCTGGCGCGATTCTTTTTACACACCATGGCTACAAGAGCTGCGTGCTGCGAAAGTCTGTCCCCCAGCCATAGTTCCTTCTCACATACAGTTTTTAAGGGAACGaattccaattaaaaaaaatttacaagcCAGAGCCCTGGGCAATTTCTCTCGTCAAAGTCAATGTTTTGGAGAGAATTCCATCCTACATAAAAGACAGTGTCCCTATGGCGCCCACTTCATTAGAAATAAGAGCGTTTTGGGCCCCCAGCAACCAATACACAGGCTGTAGTCATCTAATTATTCCCAGGGCTCCCTCCGGCTAGGATCAGGCATAAACGATATTTTCAAAGTTTGTGCCCACggattttaaatacaaatgaaaaataaaacatttatctaTTGAAGAGAGTATTTTGAATAACAGCCTTTATGGTACTAGCTTCCGTGCCCGTAATAGATTTCCTTGTTTGGGCTGGAGGGGGAGTCGCGGTTTACTGTGACTTGaactttagttttttttaaatatcgaGCGTGACTTGACTTGGGTTATAAAACAGTAAATTTCTTCTCAAATTAAGAGACATAGAAGTGCAGGTATTtggtaaaatttaaatgttctGGTCCTCTATGATTCgtccaatacatgtataagtatccTTATCTCAAAAGCGTttaactccccccccccccccctccccccatctTTTCCTCTTACATGGTATTCGCAGAATGCTGGATAGTTTACAGAAATGTATTCAGGTGGCGTCATTTCCAAGGATTTGACACGTGAATGAGTAATAAGCGGCTGCAGTAATATTCAAACCATCGCTCGAAGATAATTGACCAAGCATGAACAACCATGAAGCATAGCCCCTTCCCCATCCTATTGGCCAGCCCGTTTCAAGTCAGAGTATTTCGTACATTTTATGAatgttcaacatttttttttgtcttcaatatGCCCGAAACTTCATTTAATCTTAATACATGATAGTAAGCTGTGGTTTCTGGTATTAAGTAATCAATGTACCTTGGACATATCCAACACGCGCGAGGTACACGTACGTGTAACTATATGTTACCGTATCACACTATATTGAATGAATTTTGCTGGGTAGAAATTAAGAATCTGAGAAAAAAAGGCACGTTTCAAAGTTGTCCAGTGGAGGGGCACGGTTTTAGAATCGACTTTTTGACCTCAACCTTTCCCAAGGAGAACAGTTGATGGTGTTTTTTGTTAATAGTTCCTATTTTAAAGACTAATACAACTGTCTTGATAAATGAAATGCTCTGTAGATCCTTGTGTATTGTGATGTATTGtttcatgtttttcttttaaagttttcaacTAAGTACGATATTAaactatttacatgtagatcatattgataaaatatattttctctctctcctctcctcccctccccctcctctctctctctctctctctctctctctctctctctctctctctctctctctctctctctctctctcatacatcTTTCATAGTATGTCCTTTAAATGTCTTCAAATTCTTCaggttaaaaaaattgattctcCAGAA is part of the Magallana gigas chromosome 3, xbMagGiga1.1, whole genome shotgun sequence genome and harbors:
- the LOC105343248 gene encoding BTB/POZ domain-containing protein kctd15 yields the protein MEPTAIRDLARNWILAPGYTRQKERETTKSSLYSGFLSIGGFDFSRTGLDRKFKKTHTSRAMTSPHTPPVSSPATHNGHYQKISGVPCPATPTRYTAPVHIDVGGVIYTSSLETLTKFPESRLAKMFNGSIPIILDSLKQHYFIDRDGKMFRYILSYLRSSKLLLPENFSEYDQLLEEAKYFDLKGIVNHIEVLRRAKNIKQEKSDSQTGNAPSRGNSEHCDCIAVSISPDLGERISLSAEKALIEELFPELIPALMDSRNSGFNLDNRYVIRFPLNGFCKLNSIQVLQTLFNADFKIVANTGGGVEGQQFSEYLFCRYRKC